In one Polaribacter sp. ALD11 genomic region, the following are encoded:
- a CDS encoding pyruvate carboxylase — protein MKIKKVLVANRGEIAIRIFRACTEINVKTVGVYTFEDRYSLHRYKADESYQIGEDNAPLKPYLNIDEIIRVALESGADAIHPGYGFLSENANLAQKCEDNGLIFVGPKVSVLKSLGDKITAKEVAVANNVPVIRSNEKPLDSIEIALSEAEKIGYPIMLKAASGGGGRGMRVIRKADELKGAFNESKREALNAFGDDTVFLEKFVANPKHIEIQIVADNYGNTVHLFERDCSVQRRYQKVIEFAPSFGLKPAIKEALYKYAIDICKAVDYNNIGTVEFLVDDDDAIYFIEVNPRIQVEHTVTEVVTNIDLVKTQLFIAGGYKLADQQIKIANQEAIEINGYALQCRITTEDPQNDFKPDYGEITTYRSASGFGIRLDAGSVYQGAIISPFFDSMLVKVTANSRTLDGACRKVRRALAEFRIRGVKTNMPFLNNILQHETFRKGEVTVNFINQNPDLFVFKAPRNRATKLVTYLGDVIINGNPDVKKLDPTKTFVKPIVPKFDANASFPKGTKDLLTELGPEKFSQWLKNEKKIHFTDTTMRDAHQSLLATRMRTFDMLKVAEGYAKNNPDIFSMEVWGGATFDVCMRFLQENPWERLQLLRKAMPNVLLQMLIRGSNGVGYTAYPDNLIESFVEKSWENGVDIFRIFDSLNWMQSIAPCIEHVRNRTNGLAEGSICYTGDILNPKNTKYNLKYYTSLAKDIENAGAHILAIKDMAGLLKPYAAFELVSALKQEVNIPIHLHTHDTSSIQSATYLKAIEAGVDVVDVALGGLSGLTSQPNFNSVVEMMKFNDRESNLNIDSLNEYSNYWETVREYYYPFESGLKAGSGEVFKHEIPGGQYSNLKPQAQALGLEDRFHEITKMYGDVNHLFGDIVKVTPSSKVVGDMAQYLVSNNLTVQDVLERGDTISFPQSVVSFFKGDLGQPVGGFPKDLQKLILKDQKPYTDRPNAHIEPLDIDEAYKDFRKIFENDLSRPIDFTDFLSYKLYPKVFTDAYNKHLKYDSLINLPTKNFFYGMERGEEIIIELDKGKTLLITLDSVGEANNDGMVTVYFKVNGQGRAVQIKDESVKVHKIAHTKADKNNAKEIGAPLQGMLSTILVKKGDKISKNQPLFIIEAMKMETTITAIEDAIVKKITLKEGVMVNSEDLILTID, from the coding sequence ATGAAAATAAAAAAAGTACTTGTTGCCAATAGAGGAGAAATAGCTATTAGAATTTTTAGAGCCTGTACAGAAATAAACGTTAAAACGGTAGGTGTTTACACGTTCGAAGACAGATACTCGCTTCATAGATACAAAGCAGATGAGTCTTACCAAATTGGTGAAGACAACGCCCCTTTAAAACCATATCTAAATATTGATGAAATTATTAGAGTGGCTTTAGAAAGCGGTGCAGATGCTATTCACCCTGGGTATGGCTTTTTGTCTGAGAACGCCAATCTTGCTCAAAAATGTGAAGATAATGGACTTATTTTTGTTGGACCAAAAGTGTCTGTATTAAAGTCTTTAGGAGATAAAATTACAGCTAAGGAAGTTGCTGTTGCTAATAACGTTCCTGTTATTAGAAGTAATGAAAAACCTTTAGATAGTATTGAAATTGCTTTAAGTGAAGCAGAAAAAATAGGCTACCCTATTATGCTAAAAGCAGCCTCTGGTGGTGGTGGAAGAGGAATGCGAGTAATTCGAAAAGCAGATGAATTAAAAGGTGCTTTTAATGAAAGTAAACGTGAAGCTTTAAACGCTTTTGGAGACGATACTGTTTTTCTTGAAAAATTTGTAGCAAATCCTAAACACATCGAAATTCAAATTGTTGCCGATAATTATGGGAATACGGTGCACCTTTTTGAACGCGATTGTTCTGTGCAACGTCGCTATCAAAAAGTAATTGAGTTTGCGCCTTCATTTGGTTTAAAACCAGCAATAAAAGAGGCACTTTACAAATATGCAATAGACATTTGTAAAGCAGTAGATTATAATAATATAGGAACTGTTGAGTTTTTAGTAGATGATGATGATGCTATTTATTTTATTGAAGTAAACCCAAGAATTCAGGTAGAACACACCGTTACCGAAGTGGTAACAAATATAGATTTAGTAAAAACACAATTATTTATTGCTGGCGGTTATAAATTAGCAGATCAGCAAATAAAAATAGCCAATCAAGAAGCTATTGAAATAAATGGTTATGCCCTTCAATGTAGAATTACTACAGAAGACCCTCAAAACGATTTTAAACCAGATTACGGAGAAATTACAACCTATAGAAGTGCCTCTGGTTTCGGAATTCGTTTAGATGCGGGAAGTGTGTATCAAGGCGCAATTATTTCACCTTTTTTCGATTCTATGCTTGTAAAAGTTACTGCAAACAGTAGAACTTTAGATGGTGCTTGTAGAAAAGTACGAAGAGCATTAGCAGAATTTCGAATTAGAGGTGTAAAAACCAATATGCCTTTTCTTAACAATATTTTACAACATGAAACCTTCCGAAAAGGAGAAGTAACCGTTAATTTTATTAACCAAAATCCTGATTTATTTGTTTTTAAAGCACCTAGAAATAGAGCTACGAAATTAGTAACATACTTAGGTGATGTTATTATAAATGGAAATCCGGATGTTAAAAAATTAGACCCAACAAAAACATTCGTAAAACCTATCGTTCCTAAGTTTGATGCAAATGCTAGTTTCCCTAAAGGAACAAAAGATTTATTAACAGAATTAGGTCCTGAAAAATTTTCTCAATGGCTAAAAAATGAAAAGAAAATTCATTTTACAGACACCACAATGCGAGATGCACATCAAAGTCTATTAGCAACCAGAATGCGAACTTTCGATATGCTTAAAGTTGCAGAAGGTTATGCAAAAAACAATCCAGATATTTTTAGTATGGAGGTTTGGGGTGGTGCAACTTTTGATGTTTGTATGCGTTTCTTACAAGAAAACCCTTGGGAACGTTTACAATTATTACGAAAAGCAATGCCAAATGTATTGCTTCAAATGTTAATTAGAGGTTCTAACGGCGTTGGCTATACTGCATATCCTGATAATTTAATAGAAAGCTTCGTTGAAAAATCTTGGGAAAATGGAGTTGATATTTTTAGAATTTTCGATTCTTTAAACTGGATGCAATCTATTGCACCTTGTATTGAACATGTGCGTAATAGAACCAATGGTTTAGCTGAAGGTTCAATCTGCTATACTGGCGATATTTTAAACCCGAAGAACACAAAATACAACCTTAAATACTATACCTCTTTAGCCAAAGATATAGAAAATGCTGGTGCACATATTCTTGCAATTAAAGATATGGCGGGTTTACTAAAGCCGTATGCAGCCTTCGAATTGGTTTCAGCTTTAAAGCAAGAAGTTAATATTCCTATTCATTTACACACGCACGATACCTCATCTATTCAATCGGCAACCTATTTAAAAGCAATTGAAGCTGGTGTAGATGTTGTTGATGTTGCACTTGGTGGTTTATCGGGCTTAACATCGCAACCTAATTTTAATTCGGTTGTAGAAATGATGAAGTTTAATGATAGAGAAAGCAACTTAAATATTGATTCTTTAAATGAATATTCTAATTATTGGGAAACTGTTAGAGAATATTATTATCCGTTTGAATCTGGTTTAAAAGCGGGTTCTGGGGAAGTTTTTAAGCATGAAATTCCTGGAGGACAATATTCGAACTTAAAACCACAAGCACAAGCATTAGGTTTAGAAGATCGTTTTCATGAAATTACCAAAATGTATGGAGATGTAAATCATCTTTTTGGAGATATTGTAAAAGTAACTCCAAGTTCAAAAGTGGTTGGCGATATGGCTCAGTATTTAGTGAGTAATAATTTAACTGTTCAGGATGTATTGGAACGTGGAGACACCATTTCGTTTCCGCAATCTGTAGTAAGTTTCTTTAAGGGAGATTTAGGTCAGCCAGTTGGTGGTTTTCCTAAAGATCTTCAGAAATTAATTTTAAAAGATCAGAAACCATATACAGACAGACCAAATGCACATATAGAACCATTGGATATTGATGAAGCTTATAAAGATTTTAGAAAAATATTTGAGAATGATTTAAGCAGACCTATCGATTTTACAGATTTCTTATCGTACAAATTATATCCAAAAGTTTTTACAGATGCTTATAACAAGCATTTAAAATATGATAGTTTAATTAATTTACCAACCAAAAATTTCTTCTATGGAATGGAACGAGGTGAAGAAATTATTATAGAATTAGACAAAGGAAAAACCTTATTAATTACTTTAGACTCTGTTGGTGAAGCTAATAATGATGGAATGGTTACCGTTTATTTTAAAGTGAACGGACAAGGAAGAGCTGTACAAATAAAAGATGAATCTGTTAAAGTTCATAAAATAGCACATACCAAAGCAGATAAAAATAATGCTAAAGAAATTGGTGCGCCTTTACAAGGGATGTTGTCTACTATTTTGGTTAAAAAGGGAGATAAAATAAGTAAAAACCAACCTTTATTTATTATTGAAGCCATGAAAATGGAAACAACAATTACTGCAATAGAAGATGCAATTGTAAAGAAAATAACGTTAAAAGAAGGCGTAATGGTAAATTCTGAAGATTTAATTTTAACTATTGATTGA
- a CDS encoding sterol desaturase family protein yields the protein MNKYLDIIKNSYSDYWNYIKQSVLMDLNWENYFYGLIIISLVVWGLEAIFPWRKNQSLFRKDFWLDTFYMFFNFFLLNLIVLIALSNAAAELFNDILGFLGVSITNFQLLEINTLPFFVRIFLFFIVVDFVQWWTHRLLHQYKFLWNFHKVHHSVKQMGFAAHLRYHWMEPVVYNSLRYIPLAIIGGFSAQDVALVHFFNIIIGHLNHANINWDYGWLKYILNNPKMHIWHHSKVLPKERKSGVNFGITLSIWDYIFKTDYIPYSGRDIEIGFEGDENFPKGFLKQEIYPLGKK from the coding sequence ATGAACAAGTATTTAGACATTATAAAAAATTCTTATTCCGATTATTGGAACTACATAAAACAGTCCGTTCTTATGGATTTGAATTGGGAGAATTACTTCTATGGTTTAATTATCATTTCATTGGTCGTTTGGGGTCTAGAAGCTATTTTCCCTTGGCGTAAAAATCAATCTTTGTTTAGAAAAGACTTCTGGCTAGATACTTTCTACATGTTTTTCAACTTCTTTTTACTGAATTTGATTGTACTAATAGCCTTATCTAACGCTGCTGCAGAACTATTTAATGACATTTTAGGATTTCTGGGCGTATCTATTACCAACTTTCAATTGTTAGAAATTAATACGTTGCCTTTTTTTGTGAGAATCTTCCTCTTTTTTATTGTAGTGGACTTTGTACAGTGGTGGACACATAGATTGTTGCATCAGTATAAATTTCTTTGGAATTTTCACAAAGTACATCACTCTGTAAAACAAATGGGCTTTGCCGCACACCTTCGTTACCATTGGATGGAGCCTGTAGTTTATAATTCTTTACGATACATTCCGTTGGCTATTATTGGTGGTTTTTCTGCACAAGATGTTGCATTGGTACATTTCTTTAATATTATCATTGGGCACCTAAATCATGCCAATATTAATTGGGATTATGGCTGGTTAAAATATATCTTAAACAATCCTAAAATGCACATTTGGCATCATTCTAAAGTGTTGCCCAAAGAAAGAAAATCTGGTGTAAATTTCGGAATTACACTAAGTATTTGGGACTATATCTTTAAAACAGATTACATTCCATATTCTGGTAGAGATATAGAAATAGGTTTTGAAGGAGATGAAAATTTCCCAAAAGGTTTTCTCAAGCAAGAAATATATCCTTTAGGAAAAAAGTAA
- a CDS encoding metallophosphoesterase family protein encodes MSTFAIGDIHGGLKALLQVLNKLEVTEEDTLIFVGDYVDGWSESAQVIEFLIRLSEEINCIFIKGNHDVWCQNWLKEEDVNAIWYMHGGKETMDSYEGFSADKIKQHVSFFEGMPLYHLDAENRLFLHAGYTSIHGVEREIFKENFYFDRTLWELALAMDRSIDKDHVIYPKRLQHYNEVYIGHTPTTNFGETVPMNAVNIWNVDTGAAFKGKVTGINIDTKAYYQSDNLPDLYPNEKGRNK; translated from the coding sequence ATGAGCACTTTTGCAATTGGAGATATTCATGGAGGTTTAAAAGCATTGCTTCAAGTTTTAAACAAATTAGAAGTAACAGAAGAAGATACCTTGATTTTTGTGGGAGATTATGTTGATGGTTGGAGTGAATCTGCACAAGTAATCGAGTTTTTAATTCGTTTATCAGAAGAAATAAACTGTATTTTTATTAAAGGAAATCATGATGTTTGGTGTCAGAATTGGTTAAAGGAAGAAGATGTAAATGCTATTTGGTATATGCATGGTGGTAAGGAAACAATGGATAGTTATGAGGGTTTTTCTGCAGATAAAATAAAGCAACATGTAAGTTTTTTTGAAGGCATGCCTTTGTATCATTTAGATGCTGAAAACAGATTGTTTCTACATGCTGGTTATACATCGATACATGGTGTTGAAAGAGAGATTTTTAAAGAAAATTTTTATTTTGATAGAACTTTATGGGAATTGGCATTAGCAATGGATAGAAGTATTGATAAAGACCATGTAATCTACCCAAAAAGGCTACAACATTACAACGAAGTCTATATAGGTCATACACCCACAACTAATTTCGGAGAGACAGTACCTATGAATGCTGTTAATATCTGGAATGTTGATACAGGTGCTGCTTTTAAAGGTAAAGTAACCGGAATAAATATTGATACAAAAGCCTATTATCAAAGTGATAATTTGCCTGATTTATATCCGAATGAAAAAGGGAGAAATAAATAA